A window of Vanessa cardui chromosome 16, ilVanCard2.1, whole genome shotgun sequence genomic DNA:
TCTAGGTCACaccaatttaatcaaaatataatgttaaatgttGTCCATTACGTTTACTGTTGTCATTTGTCACTAAGCTAGTACAAATCTTATCATAAAgcttacacaaaaaaaaatattttagtgtaagCTTTTCTtcattaatagaataaaataacaatactgtTAGATTTTGTTACCTGTATATTCTTGTGTCGCGTCCAGAGGATCAATCCAGACCGTAACATCCTTAACGAATACATGTTCGTCATTCATGTAATCTATTGTTCTGTGATCTGTAGGAGTTGTTTCAATATCAATTACATCTTGATTTTGACAACTCGTATCATCCTTCGAGTGCTCCtcggatattatatttaactttggaAATGTGTTTTTCAGACCATAGTACATAGCACAATGCGATGCGTAATCAGCATCGGTAACCGGGTCGTTCGCTCCCTCCAGCGTCTtgcctttactttttatattcaattcatGGTTTTTACCCTCAATAACTTTCTTTCCACCTCGCTCAGCGGCATGTATAGCCGCttttaaaagtgattttatatttattaagtcatTTTTGTCAGTGGGATAACCAGCACCTCCAGAACGCCAATAAATTAtgaggaataaaataaaacctaatgTAAAACATGCGAATTTATTAACTCTCAAAGTGCCACCGAAATTCATTGTAGATTTAGTGTagcttgtattttttaattctctttaggcggttataataatattctcatTTCAAACTAGGTTTATTGAGTTTTACTATTTAAGTCACTCGACAAAATGTGACATGACATTACCTATACAAAAATTTCAATTGACAAATATGAATCTCACTCGACATTTGACGTTAACAAGGCATGCCAGcctataaaagatataaattttcaaatcaaaagatttgttgtatatttttattaaaaaaatatatatatttaaagtatattttgaaaaaagatcttaattttaatttcgacatcgaaaattatgttaataaccAAATAAaccacaaaattaaaatattattttattcgagacagctcataaaagcactttagCACGTCATTTTacactatttaattaattgctaaGCTACCACAAGTAGCTTCCATCATTTTATATACTGcctagaaatcaataaaaactaAGTCGatgcttttttatctttaattcaaccttttattaagtaatatgcAAAGTTGGAAACTTTCTTTCGTTACTTTcgaaaaaatcttaattatcgTAAATATTCGCAGTTGCTTCACAATATTAAGTCGACAATAAAAGTTAGCAATAAGTTTTAGATGGAAATGCTGCCAGCTTTCTTTCACCTTAATCTTAAATACCACcatcatgttaaaaaaattatgtaaatgaatatttacttGTACTTTAGGAAAAAAATCACGAATTGGCAATGGCAACATTTGTCAATGTCTGACAGTTGACTTATCGTATTTGACATATGTCTACTTTAATTGaacttcataattaaaaaaaattataaactttcaGAAACCATTTAAGAGATATCACGCTATAATTATTCTCAATTGTATACTGCAGCGTGAAGTGGTTAAacgttttttttcaaaatgattttaatggatatttatgATACTGTaagagtattaaaatataaaattaaagtaaggtTTTAATTCCGGTAACTAATAAGTATTATCTTTCAGGTGAGCTGGTGGACATTAGTCATAGCTGTTCAAGTCGTTATCGgatctgtatattttttatggcagAAGAAACCTAAAGAAATAGAGGACAAACTGACGAAGCAGAAGTTAATGGAATGGAAACCATTACCTTTGGTTGAGCGTACTTTTGAAGTTGAAGAGCCGATTTTAATAGACGATATAGGTGAAAATGTGCTCAATGTAGGCACAACTAGCTTCCTATGTCTTGACAAGGTGCCTTCAATTGTGGAAAGTTCCATTAAATCATTGCACAAGTATGGTGTAGGATCCTGTGGTCCGAGAGGATTTTATGGTACAATAGATGTTCATTTAGAATTAGAAGAGAGACTGGCAAAGTTCATGCAAGTTGAAGAGACTTGTGTTTACTCCTATGGTTTCTCAACTGTTGCTAGTGCCATATCGGCATATGCTAAAAAGGGGGACATCATATTTGcgtgagttatttttttaataattaatgatgcATATCTTTTTTGAATGAGACAATGGATGTAGGGTCAGTTGATTACATTTACACATAGAATGAACCCTTTTTAGGTATTTTATAGTGCATCAAAAGTGTACTTACAATTGACACAAACAAGGCTTATAGCCTTGTTTTGTTACTAATTAAGGATGCCTCTGATATATAggcttttttatcaaaaatgtgTACACATAATTTAATCAGAGTCTATTAAAATTTAGATATGTCAATTTAAGTACTTTCtactaatagaaataaaaatacaaaaataaaaaaaataatataacattcctAACAAGAAGATAGatagattatttattgtatgttacatatgcttattattattatgaaatcatAATCTCAGAATTTTTCCTTGGTTTGGTTTGGTTACTTGAATCGGTTTTCCTTGCAAAACAGGAAACTTTGGTATGGGATAAGTTAGTTTAcagatatatattatgtaggaTTTTCCTAAGTAAATAACATCTTTTATCCTCTAAATTCTCCTCTAATATCCTCTAAACAAAAGCACGACAACTaacattatgataaaataagcCCACTGGTTCATCTGACTATTGATTGTAATTCAGTTTTAAGGTGATTGATGGACAAAGCAAAAAGTTTGCATTATACATATGCATGTAGAATcatgcaatattatatttaagaataagtaaaatattaggAAGATCTATGTTATAGATCTACACAGAATACTACTGAtactaacattttataattaactctGTTCTATCTACTGTGTATATTGTGATACCAGTGTTGTAACACTGCTTATGCATATATGACCAGTCTACTATGAGCCCTGTCAGCTTATTTTGcaagatatttaattttgattgatcAACATCAATTCCTTGTCAATGTGTCTATAGCATTAGTCATGTGATAACATTAACATATATGCAACATAAGAACTCCATAACTATGCTGTTCACAAACAAATTTTGGATCAACTCCTTGTAAAAGTTGCCTTTGTCTGACTATATTGACTAACAGTTATTGTAGATGCCATATAAACATCTCAGCATTTGAACAACCACCTTTGTGATCTGTGATTCTGTTGCCAGAATGAAACTGACTAGACTGGGTCTAGAAATCGCCTAGGCGTCTGGCCAGGCGATTTTCATAGATTTCAATAATGATTCTCAAATGGATAAGACACTATGTTATGATGGCCAGAAAAATGGCGAACAAACAGAGAAATATCTCTTTTGTGTTGTGACATAGAGATATGTCCCAATAATAAATGTATGGTTCAAAAACTCAATTATAgatctttgtttttttcttaacagTGATGAAAAAGTATGGTTCGCGATCCAGAAAGGTATTGACGCTGCGCGAAGCACCGTCAGATATTTCAAACATAATGACATGAATGACCTTGAACGGTTGCTTAACGAGGCAGCTGCGAAGAAGGAGTTGAATCCCAAGAGGAGAGCATTCTTAATAGCCGAAgccatttatttcaattcaggCAAGATGTGCCCCCTGCGAAAACTCGTTGAGCTAGCCCGTAGattcaaattaagaatcatGTTGGACGAAAGTTTAACTATTGGGGTAAGTAATTGCActattaagtttttatatacaatttacaaaGAATTAGTGAATTATTCTATATCTGAAGTTTACCACAATTACCCGTTGAGTATAATATGAGGTGAAATTTTACTCAAAAATTCCCTATGCATCAAAAGTTACTACAAAATGGAAGTTATCCATACAAACTTttacacattaaaatttaagtttggatacaaaagtgaaatatttaaaaaaatatttcgaatctTTCTAAATCAAGTGAATTCTGAATGTTTCATAAAGTAAAATTCGGATACTTGCACAAGCATataagtaatacattttattaaaggtAATTGGTAAACATGGGCGTGGCCTGACGGAACACCTCAACGTACCGCGAGATGAGATCGATCTCATTATCGGCTCTCTGGAACATTCCTTCGCGACTGTCGGCGGTTTTTGTGCTGGCACGCATTTCATCGTCGAGCACCAAAGACTTTCAGGTTTAGGTATGTATCTATAATTAGgtaatattattcgatacaagattttatagatgataaaaaagcgtggagttaatacctgttgacttccaagcaggatatattaatttaaataattgtattcgattaacatgactttatattttttaaatgttaaaaaagagtaactactaagtttcttgccgttcttctcggtagaatctactttccgaaacggtggtagcttcacttaattgtaaaatgacgattcaaaagtgcttgtaaagcctacttgaataaagtttattttgattttgataatgcGATCCATTTCAAAAGTAGGTAATGACATTTATGAAACCTACTTGTATACGTCATTTTACATTTTGGCGCGtagtttagatttttaatttgattgtgaTTCATACATACAATTTCTGTCATAAAATATTCGTCGTTTTAGTTggttttcgttattattattgaagacctctgtggtcgagtagtgtgtacaccggttttcaagggtaccccattccgaggtcccgggttcgattcccggccgagtcgatatagactatcattagttttctatgttgtcttgggtctgggtgtttgtggtaccttcgttacttctgattttccataacacaagtgccttagctacttacattgggatcagagtaatgtatgtgatgttgtctcatatttatttatatttatttattattcgattAAAGTAATCAaagttatgtttatttgttaatataaataagatatttattgatattagtctatttcttaaagtatttttcACACCTCgtcatatgtacatatactaaTACTACATTTCCGTTGTATAGGGTGCGTGAACTAATCTAATTAGAGACACAGAATaaactaaagaaataaatataaaatttagggTCACATGCTTAGGCACgaatattttgaagtttttttttacagtaaatgTATATAGGCaaaggtaaattataaaatatgtcaatatttgcTGTTGTACAAAGTTGTAAAattctgtaataattatttatgccgCCACGTAAAACGCTATCGAAGTTTCCTCAAAGCGTCAGTgggttttgaattaattttttcgATATTATTACATCCTTATTGCCATGTTTATATTGTCATAACATGGGAAAATTGTAAGgaaaatgttgttgttttttttatgaatttgtttgtttaaatattatgattagttACTTGCGGCTTCGCTTAAGAAATTGtcgaaaattttcaaaattaattcatttttttagtaatagctttttttattaaataggtagTTGAAAGGACGGATAGGCTACCTGATTTGACATTTTCACTATAAGAAATACTAAACATACCGACCTAACATCTAATACACCGCATCCTTGGTAACTTAGATGCTATACTATATACGCTACATACTAACATAAGAATGCATCAATCATTTATAATCATAGTGTAACACTATgagtattaattattgtaatgtcGTCCAagtaaactttgaaaataattatcgatataatatacatttcaatttattttctttactagcgacccgctgcgacttcgcacgagtgcaatgttgatactaaatatactacagatattttcttgtttcttaaatataatatattattcatgtaatataaacaaaaaccttcctctcgaatcactctatctattataaaaaaaaccgcatcttatgatgcggttttttcttGCGTTCTTTtcctttgcgtaatttgaaagatctaagcatacatagggacatgccatataaaattttatatagcatgttaacttacaataataaataataatgttatatataatacagtaaatttaatagtttctgttatattcattaatatgtaatcataatcccactcatcagttattcaacctccaaacaacaatacttggtattgttgtgtttcggtttgaagggtgagtgcaaCTAcagggccagtgtaactacaggcacaaatgacgtaacatctcagttcccaagattggtggcgcattggcgatgtaaggaatggttaatattttttacagcgccattgtctatgggcgatgacttcccatcaggtggctcatatgggTTGCCGCTaatctatcacataaaaaaatactctttaacACTACGTTGATATATTACTAACTGACATTATAATTGCTATTTTTTGTTGCCAGGATACTGCTTCAGCGCATCTCAGCCGCCGATGTTGACCCAAGCGGCAATCTCAGCACTTGATATCATTGAAGAAAATCCAGCTATTATCAGCGAGCTGGATGAAAACTCGAAGAAATTAAACAAGtacgtattatattacatttttcatttgtaattGAGAATATTTAGTGACTCTTAAAGcaataagagccgagatggcacagtgtttagaacgcgtgcatcttaattgatgatttcgggttcaaacccaggcaagcaccgctatatatatgtgtaattacttaatttgtgattataattcatctcgtgctcggcggtgaacgaaaacatcgtgaggaaacctgcatgtgtctaagttcatagaaattctgccacatttgtatttcaccaacccgcattggaacagcgtggtggaatatgttccaaacttcttCAAATATCTGTCTGCCGTTTGAATCTAGAACTCTTCAAAATGCAGCAGCTAGACTAACAAGGCCCGTAGAAGCCtgtttaacttataataataataaatcatttatttcagactATATGTCCAGTCCTTTTTTGTTAGTGACAATCATCTTATTCTGgtgttaatacaataaataatactaaagagaacaaaagcaaaaaaaaaaataattaaaaaaattttaacaatacttataataattccGTTAAGAGATCGCACAACAGTGATTGATATACAAGCAATCAAGTCTACTGGCGATCATCCTTAgtgctaaaattattatatcacttaatgctgtcttaaattttcgcgattattacacattgaaataaaactagctataactgatttgaatcgcgtatattaattatttttgacatcccgacgtttcgagcactttacagctaTGAGTAAAGtgctagtagtagtagtagtagtcagGGCCGTAtataggggagggcaaccggggcaattgccctggggcctccacatgagggggccacgtcagttttcagcgagttaacaaataccgagatatacatagtcaaattataataatgttgctacttaatatttaaaaagttaccgatacgagtaaataaatcatagcactgattgaaattaaaaaaaaaaacttattaattcataataatataattattagggtgttcacgcttctgttcgtctagggcccccactgctttgtggcccgggggcctccagacctttaaatccgactctggtaGTAGTAgttttgacgtgacaacgtcttataaattggtttgccgggtgacacttcaagaaactgcgttacgctccgctcacgttatgcgctcccaatgagagcgagtgagaggcacgcgtgcCTTCCACTCGGGCgtggttagcccgcctaagagcgagagagacagacataaaaagtgtttattactattatttcatccttcttcctactatacgacttaatattcacattaaaattattttaccactcaaagtcgttgtcacgtaaaactttcgcccgtataccgactttacaggcaacaggtaattttttttatttcaatattatatctCTTTGTCCACAGAGCGCTCGCGAATTTGAAGCATTACACATTCAGCGGCGACGAACTGTCACCAGTCAAACACATCTACCTCAAGAACACTGAATTGCCAGACCGCCTCAAGCACTCCCACTTGAGAAACATAACCAACTATTGCCTCGAGAATGGCGTCGCCATGGCGGTCGCTGCCTACCTCAGGGACACGGAAGTCAATTGTCCAGAACCTTCCATAAGGCTGGCGTCCAGTAGAAAGTTGAACGATGCAAACATCGCTCAGATTTGCACCTTATTGGATGAGGCCTATGAAAAAGTCGGGCCTAAGTAAGACgtagaaaatgttttttaaaaattaataaattttacaaaagacgaaatcgttgattttttgtattatatattattataattcaaaatggCCGATATCTCATGTTAAATAGTTTTACATTATTgtcagttttttatttattttacagaatttcaatatttaatgtacagcctatttaattttactagaCATTCCTATCTGTAAGTAATTTTACGAAGTGTTGCTTTAGACccgacatgtttttttttatttgtaagaataaagttgtattttttatatgcacGCCTGTTAATACTACACACGCATTTGGTTTTTGTTAAGAGAGACTTAGAAACTTaaagatttcaataaaataatagattaatttataGTCTATTCCGATCGAACCATAGATTTTCGTATTTCGCTTtcaatataaactattatataataataaagctcAACCAATGAAGCGCACCAATACttgtatatgtttgtttttatgtgtATTTCTGATTGGAACAGGCTGTATAAAATACACCAATAAcacattaattaagaaaaagaaatatttctaaaGTTTTGAAATATCAATAGTGTTGTAGATTTATCAATAAggcccattacacaatgaaaaaaataagatataagagATAAGAAATAAGGAACAATGAATAAGGAATAGCACAacaaccaaaacacaataggcgATAGGTTACatattcaaccaatcacagcggTTGAATATTTGCTTACTAGTTACGTGCTGCTGTCAGTTTTACGCCACTTCGTTGAAAAAACGCCCTGCGATTGGCtggctataagaaataagaaacaaattcccaACACTacggaaattttattcttatttattattccttattttttaattatgaattgattaatGGTGATGTCATCGTTGGATTCCGCTATTCCTTATTTCTTGTTCCTTATTCCTtcttaaaaaatcaaatcaaaatactctttattgtacgccagtaaataaatcaaatatacacggttagatgaaagatgtacaagaggcggccttatcgctaacacagcgatctcttccaagcaaccttaaggtagaggaaaacagatatagaaaaagGTCCTTCTTCCTtatctgttatttttttcattgtgtaatgagCTTAAGTGTTGAATACacaaatttattacatgttATGTCATAATTTTACCACACCGTAATAATGAtgttaatcatataaataaatgagtttttttaacggtgattttttatttattaatatagaataagtGAACACATTTTATACTTAAAGATAATGAACACCTTCATTTGTTATTTACGTAATTACaggtaaatttttatattaatattcttaaggTAAATTTTACTGCACAGTGCGTTTTTCCTTAAGTTGaagacttataaatataatttgagttattttttttatgaactacaaacatttaattttaaattgaggtCTTTAAGAGAATCTTAACACAATTGTGagaacatttttgtatatttaaatataacttcacACACTTCATCATAATTGGAACAAGAAAAGCCTTGTACATGACATTGATATTATTTCACTCACATATGcagtgtgtttttttataaaaataaactacaaaagtCACAGGATGTATGGTGAAATACCatagaagaaaaaaacaaattagcTATATCGATACGGTAATTTGtcttattaaacttatatatgtatctaatatagcacgacacaacttagatgtagcatcggcaaaattcgtgaaaTCGAACACAtccaaattaagtacgctatctccaattatcaatatttatttcttatgtgaatatgatctttacacaaacgtaataagttgtaatatcatatgacctaatatattcgtcgactTGACGCgtcactgacgcgagaatctatagcgacgaatagcgtcgaatagcgctaTAGGGacgctatttctattggttgtgtaaatcggcagtaatcggttttattcaatttgccgacgctacatctaagttgtgtcgtactttactCGTATCATAAGTGTGAAAATGCAACTGGCAACTTGTGGACAATAagtgagaaatatatatttttaaaaccagaagtaggaagtaggttaacatctaaaacaattatctttaatttaaaataacaatcaatctaccacaaaagaaaaacatttagtctacgacacaaataaccatcaatgatcacattacaccgtaat
This region includes:
- the LOC124536129 gene encoding serine palmitoyltransferase 1; translation: MILMDIYDTVSWWTLVIAVQVVIGSVYFLWQKKPKEIEDKLTKQKLMEWKPLPLVERTFEVEEPILIDDIGENVLNVGTTSFLCLDKVPSIVESSIKSLHKYGVGSCGPRGFYGTIDVHLELEERLAKFMQVEETCVYSYGFSTVASAISAYAKKGDIIFADEKVWFAIQKGIDAARSTVRYFKHNDMNDLERLLNEAAAKKELNPKRRAFLIAEAIYFNSGKMCPLRKLVELARRFKLRIMLDESLTIGVIGKHGRGLTEHLNVPRDEIDLIIGSLEHSFATVGGFCAGTHFIVEHQRLSGLGYCFSASQPPMLTQAAISALDIIEENPAIISELDENSKKLNKALANLKHYTFSGDELSPVKHIYLKNTELPDRLKHSHLRNITNYCLENGVAMAVAAYLRDTEVNCPEPSIRLASSRKLNDANIAQICTLLDEAYEKVGPK